Proteins from one Chanodichthys erythropterus isolate Z2021 chromosome 15, ASM2448905v1, whole genome shotgun sequence genomic window:
- the dpm3 gene encoding dolichol-phosphate mannosyltransferase subunit 3 isoform X1, which translates to MECPQCSPFKPEMKVDSSVKIFSTILRTMTKLLEWLLGVSLIGISWGLVTFDLLDLQLPPQYKEMAWPMPVYLLVAFGCYSLATVGYRVATFNDCEDAAKELQAQIKEAKEDLKKKGLKM; encoded by the exons ATGGAGTGTCCACAGTGCTCTCCTTTCAAACCCGAAATGAAG GTGGATTCTTCAGTTAAAATTTTCTCCACAATCCTCCGAACCATGACCAAGCTTCTGGAGTGGCTTCTTGGTGTGTCACTGATTGGCATTTCATGGGGACTCGTTACCTTTGACCTTCTTGATTTGCAGCTGCCTCCGCAGTATAAAGAGATGGCATGGCCGATGCCTGTATATCTGCTGGTGGCGTTTGGGTGTTACTCTCTGGCAACTGTCGGCTACCGTGTGGCCACATTTAATGACTGTGAGGATGCAGCCAAAGAGCTGCAAGCGCAAATAAAGGAAGCTAAAGAGGACTTGAAGAAGAAGGGACTGAAGATGTGA
- the dpm3 gene encoding dolichol-phosphate mannosyltransferase subunit 3 isoform X2, translating to MTKLLEWLLGVSLIGISWGLVTFDLLDLQLPPQYKEMAWPMPVYLLVAFGCYSLATVGYRVATFNDCEDAAKELQAQIKEAKEDLKKKGLKM from the coding sequence ATGACCAAGCTTCTGGAGTGGCTTCTTGGTGTGTCACTGATTGGCATTTCATGGGGACTCGTTACCTTTGACCTTCTTGATTTGCAGCTGCCTCCGCAGTATAAAGAGATGGCATGGCCGATGCCTGTATATCTGCTGGTGGCGTTTGGGTGTTACTCTCTGGCAACTGTCGGCTACCGTGTGGCCACATTTAATGACTGTGAGGATGCAGCCAAAGAGCTGCAAGCGCAAATAAAGGAAGCTAAAGAGGACTTGAAGAAGAAGGGACTGAAGATGTGA